One Hordeum vulgare subsp. vulgare chromosome 4H, MorexV3_pseudomolecules_assembly, whole genome shotgun sequence DNA window includes the following coding sequences:
- the LOC123446998 gene encoding late embryogenesis abundant protein D-34-like has translation MSIARFSSTTHLVTLHTLGATRQVTGRVLAKMSQGQQRRPSSDQAQAGGGGGQGQGQGGGAVRYGDVFPAVAGGLAQKPVAPQDAATMQSAENLVFGETIKGGPAATMQSAAMRNERMGVVGHDQATDATAEQGVSVSETRVPGGRIVTEFVAGQAVGQYLAPDDAAGAGGAGGDDTKITIGEALEAAGYSAGGRPVERSDAAAIQAAEVRATGLDVNIPGGLAAQAQSAADANAWAARDEEKAKLGDVLTNASTKLVADKEAEADDAARVASAEIRNKDDKTVRPGGVAASVAAAARLNKQDV, from the exons ATGTCGATCGCAAGATTCAGCTCTACTACTCACCTAGTCACCTTACACACGCTCGGGGCAACGCGGCAGGTAACCGGACGCGTTCTCGCCAAGATGAGCCAGGGGCAGCAGCGGAGGCCGTCGTCCGACCAAGCCCAGGCGGGCGGTGGCGGCGGGCAGGGCCAGGGGCAGGGAGGAGGCGCCGTCCGCTACGGCGACGTGTTCCCGGCCGTGGCCGGCGGCCTCGCGCAGAAGCCCGTGGCGCCGCAGGACGCGGCCACGATGCAGTCGGCCGAGAACCTCGTGTTCGGGGAGACCATCAAGGGCGGACCGGCGGCCACCATGCAGTCCGCGGCCATGCGGAACGAGCGCATGGGCGTCGTCGGCCACGACCAGGCCACGGACGCCACCGCCGAGCAGGGCGTCTCCGTGTCCGAGACCCGCGTCCCCGGCGGGCGCATCGTCACCGAGTTCGTCGCCGGGCAGGCCGTCGGCCAGTACCTCGCGCCGGATGATGCCGCCGGCGCTGGGGGAGCCGGCGGCGACGACACGAAGATAACGATCGGCGAGGCGCTGGAGGCGGCAGGTTACTCGGCGGGAGGCAGGCCGGTGGAGCGCAGCGACGCGGCGGCCATCCAGGCGGCCGAAGTGCGAGCCACCGGGCTGGACGTCAACATCCCCGGTGGCTTGGCCGCGCAGGCGCAGTCGGCCGCCGACGCCAACGCCTGGGCCGCGCGcgacgaggagaaggccaagctCGGCGACGTGCTCACG AATGCGTCGACCAAGCTGGTTGCGGACAAGGAGGCGGAGGCCGACGACGCGGCGAGGGTGGCCTCGGCGGAGATCCGAAACAAGGATGACAAGACGGTGAGGCCCGGAGGGGTCGCAGCGTCCGTGGCTGCCGCGGCGCGCCTCAACAAGCAGGACGTGTAG